The sequence below is a genomic window from Humulus lupulus chromosome 3, drHumLupu1.1, whole genome shotgun sequence.
CTGAAATGGATTAGGTAAAATCTATCTCTTTGTTACGTATTTGGAATTAGTATTTGCccaatttatttatatgtttttgttgGGGTTTCAGTTTTACTTACCGGAGTTTTCATTTTCTCCCTGAAGCAATGTGTGGTGAAACGTCCATTATGGTTTTTGCGAAATTAAAGGCCTCATGTGTGGTGAAACGGCCATTCCTTTTTGCTGTTTGGAAAATGCACTTTTAATTCAATAGTGTACATTTTTACGCATTATTGACTTAGCCTATAGTTTCTATGCTGTACTCTTATATTGCTATGTGAAACTTTGTCTGGATTTTATTACTATTCGCCGTTGGTTTATCTAATCTGATATTTGCATTTGTGCCACTCTCCAGTGTGTTTGTGATTGGGATGATCGTGAAAATAAGTTTATTGAAGTTGAAGGAATTCTGAGAAGACAGATAAAGGTAAAGGTTTTGTGTTGTTTAATTTGATGCTAATTACCACTTTACCAGTCAAGTTCCACTCTAAATCACTCAATCTTTGCTTTTAGATGTCTCTTATTCCTAGTGTGCAACCTTTCCATGCAATATCCTATTCAATTGATCCAATGCTTGCACTGGAGATAAGGTAATTATTCTATTACCTATATATTGCATTAGTCTGTTCTCTTTATTTACTGTCTTTTTTTGTCTTGTAGTAGTCTGTTCACTTTATTTACTGTCTTTTTGGTCTTGTAGTCGTAAATATGTTGCATACTGCTCTGTCATTGCATCTCGTTATTCTCTTCCTTCGTTCAATTATCCAGCAGCCTTGCCCATAAAGAGCGAAGGTGGAAGTAAAAGGCTAAGGGTCGGGTAAGTTTGAGATATATATTCTCTCTTCCTTTGTATGTACATACTGCCTATGCCTGTTTTCATTCGCTGTTACTGGTTTCGAATTCAGGTATTTTAGCAGCGACTTTGGTAACCATCCTCTGTCTCATCTGATGGGTTCTGTCTTTGGTATGCATGATAGAGAGAATGTTGAGGTTGGTTGATTGTTCCAAAGATTAATGAATTTTCCCATTTCCTTCAACTACCATGCACTTAAACAAATCTGTTGGCAGGTCTTTTGCTATGCTTTAAGTGCAAATGATGGATCTGAATGGAGGCTGCGTATCCAATCAGAAGTGGAGCATTTTATAGATGTCTCATCCATGTCATTTGATATGATTTCCAGGATGATTAACGAGGATAAAATACAGATCCTTGTCAATCTTAATGGTTATACTAAGGTATAATATCGCTTTAGTTAGCCAGTGACATTGGGTCAAAGAACCTTGAAACATAATTATTAAGATTTAGTATGAATTTGCTCTTTTTTTCTTGATGCATCAGTTTAGTTTGTTTCAGAATTGACGCTTTGTGTTGTGCAGGGGGCAAGAAATGAAATATTTGCCATGCAGCCGGCCCCTATACAGATTTCTTACATGGGATTTCCTGGAACTACAGGCGCGGACTATATACATTACCTAGTTACTGAGGAGGTTGGAGAGTTTGTAACCCTAACCTTTAttgaattttattttgtttcCTGTTTGATGTCTAACTTCGACATTCCCAATTACAGTTTGTGTCACCTTCTCAATTCAATCATATTTATTCAGAAAAGATTGTCCATCTTCCTCATTGTTACTTTGTAAATGATTACAAGCAGATTTGTTGTGTAAATTAGTAACTGATAAACTATTGGTGTTCCAGATGCTGTTCAAAGAGGTGTACAACCAGATCAGATTATTTTCACAGATGTTGCCATGAAGGGTGAACATATCAAGCGCAGTTCTTTAGCATATTTATTCTTGGACACGTAAGCATgcttaatactttttttttctatttttttattattcaagtgTATTTATCTTAGTACAATACAATATGTAACTTTATTTTGACATTTCATGTTATGGCTTCTGCCCGAATAGGCCATTATGCAATGCGCACACCACAGGCACTGATGTTCTATGGGCTGGTCTTCCAATGGTGACCCTTCCACTTAAGAAAATGGCTACGCGAGTAGCTGGTTCACTGTGTCTGGCCACTAGTGTAGGAGAGGAAATGATAGTTAACAGGTAATGACTTAAAACAAACTTACAATTTGGCTAAAATAAGCTCACTCAATTTGGTAAAAAATGATTGTGGTAACTCACTCAAATTGAATACCAATATGCCCCAAATGAACTAGATTTGGTTGAGATTAATGAGTTTGTTCTGCATAACTTTGACCAACATTTAAAactaaatgaagaaaaaaatagaagaaattttTTGGCCTCATTCTTGTTCTTATGGCTAGAGACCAATTTTCATGTTGTCGAGTAATAAAATTTtagtatgatatttttttttgtagagtaataaaatatttattcattCATTGCCTTTAGTTTTTTCAAGCTACTCAAAAAGCTCCATAGCTGTATGGCACAATTATTTAGTGATGTTGGACTGTTGGCTAATAATAATAgctcttttattttttaatttctagAGTTAGAAATGTTAGTGCTTggcataattataaataatatatattctgtTTTTTAGGAGCAAGATATTGTTTATTAAGATTGTTTATTTATCATTGAATGcctttatatatctatatatttgttTGTTCAACGTTTTCTACAATAAATCTCAATAATGATGTgtttatataaacaaatattgaCCTACATATTTTTGCATGATGTTGAGTGATGATTCTTATATACATACAAATAAGAAAAAATGTGtatgataacaaaataaactaTGTGAACTATAGTAGTCTAAAACAGGGGACAAATTAATCCTATTGGGTTCTAGCTTTAGTTGTCTCATTAAGTTCATGTATGTTTTTGCTTCTAATGGAACAATAGACTTTTTGCTTTGCTAATGATTAAatgattctttttcttttttttttcttttctttgtttttgtcTTGTGAATCCTTTTTCATTGGGATATTAACTTTGTTGTTCTTGTAGTGTCCCACGTGGGGCTCTTGTAGTCGCAACTAGTTTAATGCTTTATTTATGTTCGTTTTAATGCTTTATCTATGTGCATAGACTGCCAATACAAGTGATTCCCAAAGAATATAACTCATACATTATTTCTCTAACTAATTTTTATCTTCATCCCTCTCCTCTTCAATAACTGCAGAGTAATTTCTCTTCTAAGAATTGGGTTATGTTTTAGGTTTGTGTGGTGTCAGTTTGTAGCTTGTTgtttctttcttattttttttctagtATTAAGCTTTGATTAGTTTCCTCCCCTTGTAAGTTTGGGCTAATGTTGTTCTAAATTTTTACTTTTGTGCTTGTAGTGGATTAGGCTAATCATAAGTACTCTTTgtcttatttttgttaatttctttgctgaatatttgaattatatatatgctTTTTGTGTGAGTTTATATAAACTAAGCAAATAAACTTTGGGCATGGAGTTGAGTACTTTAAATTGAATCTTTTGGGGTTTGGTTTTTGTAAGGACAAATTTTCACAAGAGATTTAAATGTTTCTATAATATATGTGAAATTTTGTTAGCTGTTTTGCATTTGACATGTACAAAATTAGTTTAGGTGGTGTCTTGAATCAtatctacttgttttgtttgtctaaatagttcatataaaaaattataagaaaagtTTCTAAATGTATATTGCTCTAATATGGCATTGATATATATTGTAGTGCATAAGCTCTAGTTTCTACTGCAGTAGATAGACACAATTGAGATTCTTGAAAGGAAATAAGAAAGTCATTGAAAGTAGGGTTCACAATTATTTTCTCAGACAATGCCAAAGGATCCTTACTTTCTGTATATATGATATGCATGCAATTGCTTTTCTCTTTTACATATATCAATTTTAGGATTCTCATGATATTGTTAGAGTTATTAGTACAACTGATTGATGTAGAATGAGTTTTGCATGGATAAAACTCTGGTATGAAAAGAGTTTGGGAGCTGTCTCAAATTTCGGAAAGAAAACTGAACACCCTAGCTGTTCTTTTCATAATTTAAATTGTATTAGTCAATGTAATCCTGAAGATTTTCTGTTGTCTTTCCAAAACCCAGATCATTGATTCTAAGTTTCAATCTGTAAAAAGACAGTGGAAACTACAGTAGGATCTTTGGCATCATTTGTCATTGCATTTGGATTATGCATTATATAGTGTGTATTTTAAGCCAAGTTATTTCCTATCTAAATATATAATCAACTGGTGTAATGGAATATGGTGATTGTTTTTTGGAATGTATACTTCCACTTTCTATTTTTACTTTCCCTAAAACATATTTAAAAAGTTGGTTTAAAGCTTTTTTTTTGGCACTTCTATGCACATTGAGAATGTATAACACCTGTTCTGAATGGCAAAATATTGTAATGAAGATATGCTTGAAAATGATATTTGTAAACTGCAGAAGCTTTCATATCAGAGAGACAAGCTTTTTAGAACCTTTAAACTCTGTAGAGATGAATTTGGATAATGAGCTTGTTTAGCAGCATGTGTTATTAAAAGTGTTGCTTCTTCTATATCTCTTCTAAGATTTACTACATCTAAGCTGCAATATGATGTTctacatttaaaaattaaatgaaCTTGATGCATTTGTTTAGATATTAAATagaaattattttatgtatgctgATACAAGTGATATTAAACTTGTTGAGATGACTAGTTGACTTACTTGACTATAGTCTTACCTACTAGTGTGGAATATAACAGAATATGACTTACTTGATAAAACTTCTTGTCCTTGTGTGCCTTGAGTGTGTAATCTCATGTTTGATAGTGAATTTGACTAAGGACCTTTGTTGCCTTGGCTGTAGGACTAACCTGATTTGGTTAAGTCCGAACCAAGAAAACTTGGGCGTTTCTGGTGTGTTTGATTAAATTCCTGTCAGCTGACTTTTTCTTCGATATTGTTAGCCATTTTTCTGTGTGTTTGTAATATGTTTTTGTAGGGGTTTATAATACAAGAACTAGAATATGAGATTATTTGTTGGCATGTTTTCAATTGACAAGTGGTTAATAATATTGATAAAGAATGTGTGGTTGTACATTTGGCACTTGTAATTAAGAActtttgagtgataatattttattttcactattctaatacatatatatttgttttATGGAAATTCGTTCAAGATCAAGTTTTTTGACAGACTATTCTTCTAACTGTATTAATAGAAAATTACATGGTCCGGGTGGGTACAAACCCttccccgacctaaatggtccgggcgggtacaaacccaaatgggacgcaaggcccaagcctagtcccatcccggacaccaaatggtccgggcgggtacaaacccaaatgggatgcaaggcccaagcctagtcccatcccggacaccaaatggttcgtgcgggtacaaacccatccctgacgtaaatggtccgggcgggtacaaacccatccccgacctaaatggtccgggcgggtacaaacccaaatgggacgcgagGCCCAAgcttagtcccatcccggacaccaaatggtccgggcgggtacaaacctcTCCTCGACCTAAacggtccgggcgggtacaaacccttccccgacatgaatggtctgGGGGGTTTAAAAACCAAATgagacgcaaggcccaagcctagtcccatcccggacaccaaatggttcGGGCGGATACAAACCCATCCTCGACCTAAATTGTCCGGGCGGgcacaaacccatccccgacctaaatggtccgagcgggcacaaacccatccccgacctaaGTGGTCCGGGCGGGTAGATACCCATCCCCAACCTAAATGGTCTTGGGGGTttaaaacccaaatgggacgcgagGCCCAAgcttagtcccatcccggacaccaaatggtgcgggcgggtacaaacccatccccgacctaaatggtccgggtgggtacaaacccatccccgacctaaatggtccgggagggtacaaacccaaatgggacgcgagGCCCAAgcttagtcccatcccggacaccaaatgttCCGGGTGGGTACAAACCCTTCCCCGACATGAATGGTTTGGGGGGTttaaaacccaaatgggacgcaaggcccaagcttAGTACCATctcggacaccaaatggtccgggcgggtacaaacccatcccggACCTAAATGGTCTAGGCAGGCACAAACCCATCCCCGAtctaaatggtccgggcgggcaCACACCCATCCCCAACCTAAATGGTCCGGGCGTGTACAAACCaatccccgacctaaatggtctggagggtttaaaacccaaatgggacgcgagGCCCAAGgttagtcccatcccggacaccaaatggtccgggggGGAACAAACCCATCCACGAACTAAATGGTCCGGGTaagtacaaacccaaatgggacgcaaggcccaagcctagtcccatcccagacaccaaatggtccgggcgggtacaaacccttccccgacatgaatggtctggggggtttaaaacccaaatgggacgcaaggcccaagcctagtcccatcccggacaccaaatggtccgggcgggtacaaacctttaacgacccaaattcgctaataaggcttaagggccttgattagcgtgccaggagggcatgatgggatttatgtgtgattttaatgatttaaatgcatagttatgatttaaagcatgttatatgactatttgtttatctgagatgcatggctatgtatgttagtatgcatgtaggcccggatcgtgttagaagggcataatggtaattttggccatgattgggcgtaactgtattgatatgtgctgattgttgaggccacagtggtatgtggatgtatctgtgccttgtgactcgaggcgatcccagtgagcaggctagcggaaagtgttgacaggaatttatacccggctcggggcgagcctgggggtatgaacaggaattcagaggatagattgagatttattttgatgatgggggatatttatttggtggtttatcaggtattgggaagctacGGGAAAagattagagacacttgaggattagcgggaattgggtaaatgactaaaatggccctacttgggtaaaagggttgagaattaataggaagggcattttggtcatttggcttttagaaattgaattatgaggctttacacttagtgggatttatagagagtgttggctgtggagagaaagaaagaaaagaaggaaaaggaaagaaagaaaagagagaaaaacaggtgggttttccaaagggtcggtttgtgcatttttgcaccattccattccatttttcttggggcaaagcttagtggagagcaaggataggctgagcatcaaggatcttgggttagacttgaagatttggcaagaacacatcaatgtttgaggtaagttttagagattttcggttttaagggttttgatggtttaagctgtgttttgagctgagttgatgggaactttagggatttctgggcaagctttgagggagagcaagctaaggaggcttagggttgaatcaaggtcgaaatttgcagcaatggtatgatttctaagactctatctttgtggtttgcatgaatttctggtttagggttgttcatggtagattttgagatttgggataaatgatcttgggatttgaggatttgggatgagtggagagtgttcataagcttgattttgagtttggtaaagatttggggaagtttggtttgagattgggtgaaggaaatcgcagaaatgcgattttggtttttctgggctgcaactagcgctacagcgctagtcagtgggcgctgtagcgctagtccctgtttctggggggtgcattctgcttgtagcgctacagcgccctctttagagcgctgtagcgctgcactgttcacagaggggaatttttgagttttgatgagggattttgacctagggttcggggcttgtttccgccactttgttttggggatttgggacttcccgggggctcgggattggtcccgaggctaggtattcggacttggggttcggtgttgactttgacctatgtttgtgcctaggtgtgcgctaaggctcgggtgggatcgtgctcaaggagtcaggtgatctaagctattgattggaaaggtaagaaaactataacacccgtaggatagggcgtgggccaatagtgtgattgccgggcatggccctatattgcatgttgcatgatgagatgattgcagggcatggccccagattgtgttgtgtgcaaatgtttaaccttaaatgaatcgtgatgtgtgtgaatgattatttcgaatgtactatatgtgtgattatgatgaaatgaacggcagaggccgggtacggcatatgccggggcggccgtgggccgaaagtaacacctagcacatgggatgctatattcagggtgggacccaagggatacatgagttatcctcgcggtgagaaccgataccccaggcttcggtaaggctctggggcggcttggccgtgtttgcttagtctaatggttgacttgtttatctatgggctatctgatatgattaactatatatattggcatatgttatgttctgcatgagttttcttgctgggcttcggctcacgggtgctccgtgttgcaggtagggcaaagactgagtcaaccaaccatgagtacggagagcgtgaagcgacgcgtacaagtttggcctgcccgactgctttggttgggggtttattcgaaaatggctgtaataatctatgatttttatgatttcttaactgtaaccttatttcaagatgtaattagttttcaaaccttattttgggatcccaaatgtttaatgatagaagttttaatgagtCGACGcactttcaaagattacagccttaacttttaattagtcacacttttgctcaaaacctcggttagcgagttcattgcacactatttcgtctt
It includes:
- the LOC133825374 gene encoding probable UDP-N-acetylglucosamine--peptide N-acetylglucosaminyltransferase SEC, with product MSLIPSVQPFHAISYSIDPMLALEISRKYVAYCSVIASRYSLPSFNYPAALPIKSEGGSKRLRVGYFSSDFGNHPLSHLMGSVFGMHDRENVEVFCYALSANDGSEWRLRIQSEVEHFIDVSSMSFDMISRMINEDKIQILVNLNGYTKGARNEIFAMQPAPIQISYMGFPGTTGADYIHYLVTEEFVSPSQFNHIYSEKIVHLPHYAVQRGVQPDQIIFTDVAMKGEHIKRSSLAYLFLDTPLCNAHTTGTDVLWAGLPMVTLPLKKMATRVAGSLCLATSVGEEMIVNR